One stretch of Janibacter limosus DNA includes these proteins:
- a CDS encoding zinc-binding dehydrogenase, which translates to MRAVYAESINPQDPLAGLVVGERPDPVAPEGWATVTVKAAALNHHDVWSLRGQGLKADALPMILGCDAAGLDEDGNEVVVHAVINDPAFTGADETTDPRRSLLSERYQGTFADTVVVPRRNLVPKPEGLSMVEAACLPTAWLTAYRMLFVRGAMRPGESVLVQGVGGGVSTALITLARAAGLRVYATSRSEAKQARALELGAHEVFGSGERLPVKVDAVMETVGQATWTHSIRALRPGGRIVIAGTTSGPKPDDAELTRIFFLQLSVIGSTMGTRDELDALVQMLHSTGTRPLVHAEMPLEQARDGFAQMVDGDHVGKIVFTL; encoded by the coding sequence ATGCGCGCCGTGTACGCCGAGAGCATCAACCCGCAGGACCCGCTGGCCGGACTCGTCGTCGGTGAGCGCCCCGACCCGGTCGCACCCGAGGGGTGGGCCACGGTGACCGTCAAGGCCGCCGCGCTCAACCACCACGACGTGTGGTCGCTGCGCGGGCAGGGCCTCAAGGCCGACGCCCTGCCGATGATCCTCGGCTGCGACGCAGCGGGTCTCGACGAGGACGGCAACGAGGTCGTGGTCCACGCGGTCATCAACGACCCGGCCTTCACCGGGGCCGACGAGACCACGGACCCGCGCCGCTCCCTTCTCTCGGAGCGCTACCAGGGCACCTTCGCCGACACGGTCGTCGTCCCCCGTCGCAACCTCGTCCCCAAGCCCGAGGGCCTGAGCATGGTCGAGGCGGCATGCCTGCCCACGGCCTGGCTGACCGCCTACCGGATGCTCTTCGTCCGGGGCGCGATGCGCCCGGGCGAGAGCGTGCTCGTCCAGGGCGTCGGCGGTGGCGTCTCGACCGCGCTCATCACGCTCGCGCGCGCCGCCGGGCTGCGGGTCTACGCCACCTCGCGCAGCGAGGCCAAGCAGGCGCGCGCGCTCGAGCTCGGCGCCCACGAGGTCTTCGGCTCGGGTGAGCGGCTGCCGGTCAAGGTGGACGCCGTCATGGAGACGGTCGGCCAGGCGACGTGGACGCACTCGATCCGCGCCCTGCGACCCGGCGGCCGGATCGTGATCGCCGGCACGACGAGCGGGCCCAAGCCCGACGACGCCGAGCTGACGCGCATCTTCTTCCTCCAGCTGAGCGTCATCGGCTCCACGATGGGCACGCGGGACGAGCTCGACGCGCTCGTGCAGATGCTCCACTCGACGGGCACCCGTCCGCTGGTGCACGCCGAGATGCCGCTGGAGCAGGCCCGCGACGGGTTTGCCCAGATGGTCGACGGTGACCACGTCGGCAAGATCGTCTTCACCCTCTGA
- a CDS encoding nucleotidyltransferase domain-containing protein — protein MVSELAKVARRTDEVTARARADLVRAVRSAAAQGMTQAQIAEQIGRSQPEVSRLLRFHGTSPLGLKLRRNADRIRQVVTEGGGTQIRVFGSVATGQDRPDSDVDLLFVMQRPLSLMQLGRLEQRLADLLGVSVDLVPDSALRPDVRERVLSEAVAL, from the coding sequence ATGGTCTCGGAACTGGCCAAGGTGGCTCGTCGCACTGATGAGGTCACGGCACGGGCTCGCGCCGATCTCGTTCGCGCGGTCCGATCGGCTGCCGCGCAAGGTATGACACAGGCCCAGATCGCCGAGCAGATCGGCCGCAGCCAACCTGAGGTATCGCGGCTGTTGCGGTTTCATGGCACGTCTCCGTTGGGACTCAAGCTGCGCCGGAACGCCGACCGCATCAGGCAGGTCGTGACCGAAGGCGGCGGAACCCAGATCCGGGTGTTCGGTTCGGTGGCGACGGGACAGGACCGGCCCGACTCCGACGTGGATCTTCTGTTCGTGATGCAGAGGCCACTCAGCCTGATGCAGTTGGGCCGTCTGGAGCAGCGGCTCGCGGATCTGCTGGGCGTGTCGGTCGACCTGGTTCCCGATTCAGCTCTTCGGCCCGACGTGCGTGAGCGGGTTCTGTCCGAGGCGGTGGCATTGTGA
- the ispG gene encoding flavodoxin-dependent (E)-4-hydroxy-3-methylbut-2-enyl-diphosphate synthase, with protein MSVSLGMPKAPAPVLAPRRPTRQIKVGSVGVGSESPISVQSMTTTLTSDVNTTLQQIAELTAAGCDIVRVACPSQDDADALAEIAQHSQIPVIADIHFQPKYVFQAIEAGCAAVRVNPGNIRKFDDQVKEIAKAAKDHGTSIRIGVNAGSLDKRILDKYGKATPEALVESAVWEAGLFEEHDFHDFKISVKHNDPVIMVRAYELLAEAGDWPLHLGVTEAGPAFQGTIKSATAFGALLSKGIGDTIRVSLSAPPVEEIKVGQQILQSLGLRPRKLEIVSCPSCGRAQVDVYKLAEEVTAGLEGMTVPLRVAVMGCVVNGPGEAREADLGVASGNGKGQIFVKGEVIKTVPESKIVETLIEEAMRIAEEMGEPLDGEESGATVSVG; from the coding sequence ATGAGCGTCTCCCTCGGCATGCCCAAGGCCCCGGCCCCGGTCCTCGCACCACGTCGTCCCACCCGCCAGATCAAGGTCGGCTCGGTCGGTGTCGGCAGCGAGTCCCCGATCTCGGTGCAATCGATGACGACGACGCTGACCTCCGACGTCAACACCACGCTGCAGCAGATCGCCGAGCTCACCGCCGCCGGCTGCGACATCGTGCGGGTGGCCTGCCCCAGCCAGGACGACGCCGACGCGCTCGCCGAGATCGCCCAGCACAGCCAGATCCCGGTCATCGCCGACATCCACTTCCAGCCCAAGTACGTCTTCCAGGCCATCGAGGCCGGCTGCGCGGCCGTGCGCGTCAACCCGGGCAACATCCGCAAGTTCGACGACCAGGTCAAGGAGATCGCCAAGGCGGCCAAGGACCACGGCACCTCGATCCGCATCGGCGTCAACGCCGGCAGCCTCGACAAGCGCATCCTCGACAAGTACGGCAAGGCCACGCCCGAGGCCCTCGTCGAGTCGGCTGTGTGGGAGGCCGGGCTCTTCGAGGAGCACGACTTCCACGACTTCAAGATCTCGGTCAAGCACAACGACCCGGTGATCATGGTGCGGGCATACGAGCTGCTCGCCGAGGCCGGTGACTGGCCGCTGCACCTCGGTGTCACCGAGGCTGGGCCCGCCTTCCAGGGCACGATCAAGTCCGCGACCGCCTTCGGCGCACTGCTGTCGAAGGGGATCGGCGACACGATCCGTGTCTCCCTCTCGGCGCCGCCGGTCGAGGAGATCAAGGTCGGCCAGCAGATCCTGCAGTCCCTCGGCCTGCGTCCGCGCAAGCTCGAGATCGTCTCCTGCCCCAGCTGTGGCCGCGCGCAGGTCGACGTCTACAAGCTCGCCGAGGAGGTCACTGCCGGCCTCGAGGGCATGACCGTCCCGCTGCGCGTCGCGGTCATGGGCTGCGTCGTCAACGGCCCGGGCGAGGCCCGCGAGGCCGACCTCGGTGTCGCCTCCGGCAACGGCAAGGGCCAGATCTTCGTCAAGGGCGAGGTCATCAAGACCGTGCCCGAGAGCAAGATCGTCGAGACCCTCATCGAGGAGGCCATGCGCATCGCCGAGGAGATGGGCGAGCCCCTCGACGGCGAGGAGTCCGGCGCGACCGTCTCGGTGGGCTGA
- a CDS encoding M50 family metallopeptidase, whose translation MLYVLGVLLAVLGIGLSIALHEIGHLVPAKKFGVRVPQYMVGFGPTIWSRRRGETEYGVKAIPLGGYIRMIGMFPPAKDQAEGTMRSSSTGRMSQLVEEARQQSLEEVQPGDDGRMFYQLPIWKRIIIMLGGPVMNLLIALVLFTGIFTLHGVSVTTPTISSVNQCVDIKQMGQQAAETCTADMPVAPANAAGLKPGDRITAINGTQVTTWTDVRLAIRANLDKQLTMTVDRAGSTTTLTADPIVLDMPVYGDDGEPEKDATGAIRTERAGFLGASGSVETQQQPITAVPGLFGDQVGATYELLVKIPQKLVGVAEAAFGSSERDPNGPMSVVGVGRIAGEVASSDLFGDTGDKAILLLTLLSSLNLVLFAFNTVPLLPLDGGHVAGALWEGVKKGWARVRGLPDPGPVDVAKAMPLAYVVAIAFIGMTLLLVYADIVKPVRLT comes from the coding sequence ATGCTCTACGTCCTGGGGGTCCTTCTCGCCGTGCTGGGGATCGGTCTGTCGATCGCCCTGCACGAGATCGGGCACCTCGTGCCGGCCAAGAAGTTCGGCGTCCGCGTGCCGCAGTACATGGTCGGCTTCGGGCCGACCATCTGGTCGCGCCGCCGTGGTGAGACCGAGTACGGGGTCAAGGCGATCCCCCTGGGCGGCTACATCCGGATGATCGGCATGTTCCCTCCCGCCAAGGACCAGGCCGAGGGCACCATGCGCTCCTCCAGCACCGGCCGGATGAGCCAGCTCGTCGAGGAGGCGCGCCAGCAGAGCCTCGAGGAGGTGCAGCCCGGCGACGACGGCCGGATGTTCTACCAGCTGCCGATCTGGAAGCGGATCATCATCATGCTCGGCGGCCCGGTGATGAACCTGCTGATCGCGCTCGTGCTCTTCACCGGCATCTTCACCCTCCACGGTGTGTCCGTGACGACCCCGACGATCTCCTCGGTCAACCAGTGCGTCGACATCAAGCAGATGGGCCAGCAGGCCGCCGAGACCTGCACCGCCGACATGCCCGTGGCTCCCGCCAACGCGGCCGGCCTCAAGCCCGGCGACAGGATCACCGCGATCAACGGCACCCAGGTCACGACGTGGACCGACGTGCGGTTGGCGATCCGGGCCAACCTCGACAAGCAGCTGACGATGACGGTCGACCGCGCCGGGTCGACCACGACGCTCACCGCCGACCCGATCGTGCTCGACATGCCGGTCTACGGCGACGACGGCGAGCCCGAGAAGGACGCGACGGGAGCGATCCGCACTGAGCGTGCTGGCTTCCTCGGTGCCTCCGGCAGCGTCGAGACGCAGCAGCAGCCGATCACCGCGGTCCCGGGGCTCTTCGGCGACCAGGTCGGCGCCACCTACGAGCTGCTCGTCAAGATCCCGCAGAAGCTCGTCGGTGTCGCCGAGGCGGCCTTCGGCAGCAGCGAGCGCGACCCCAACGGTCCGATGTCCGTGGTCGGTGTCGGGCGGATCGCCGGTGAGGTCGCCAGCTCCGACCTCTTCGGTGACACGGGGGACAAGGCGATCCTCCTGCTGACCCTGCTCAGCTCGCTCAACCTCGTCCTCTTCGCCTTCAACACCGTCCCACTGCTGCCGCTCGACGGCGGCCACGTCGCCGGTGCGCTGTGGGAGGGTGTCAAGAAGGGCTGGGCCAGGGTGCGCGGACTGCCCGATCCCGGACCCGTCGACGTGGCCAAGGCGATGCCGCTGGCCTATGTCGTCGCCATCGCCTTCATCGGCATGACCCTGCTGCTCGTCTACGCCGACATCGTCAAGCCCGTCCGGCTCACCTGA
- a CDS encoding SIR2 family NAD-dependent protein deacylase — translation MTTPTATTAVPDAVIDALQGARRVLVLSGAGMSAESGVPTFRDAQTGLWEAFDPTQLATLEAFQMDPPFVWAWYAWRMQLVGAVDPNAGHVALAALAGLREVTISTQNVDDLHERAGSSVAAHLHGSLFEPRCSECDTPYDGEVELPQEPVERLDPPTCPQCEGDVRPGVVWFGETLPEQAVEVTEAAVEALEPGDVVLVIGTSGLVYPAAGYPAMARAEGATVIEINPHESEISDMCHHVVRGPAAEVLAAIVGALR, via the coding sequence ATGACCACGCCCACTGCCACCACCGCCGTCCCGGACGCCGTGATCGACGCCCTGCAGGGAGCCCGCCGGGTCCTCGTGCTCTCGGGCGCGGGGATGAGCGCTGAGTCCGGCGTGCCGACCTTCCGCGACGCCCAGACCGGGTTGTGGGAGGCCTTCGACCCCACCCAGCTGGCGACGCTCGAGGCCTTCCAGATGGACCCGCCCTTCGTCTGGGCCTGGTACGCGTGGCGGATGCAGCTCGTGGGCGCGGTCGACCCCAACGCCGGCCACGTCGCGCTCGCCGCGCTGGCCGGGCTGCGTGAGGTGACGATCTCGACGCAGAACGTCGACGACCTCCACGAGCGCGCCGGGTCGAGCGTCGCGGCGCACCTGCACGGCTCGCTCTTCGAGCCGCGGTGCAGCGAGTGCGACACCCCCTACGACGGTGAGGTGGAGCTGCCGCAGGAGCCGGTCGAGCGCCTCGACCCGCCCACCTGCCCGCAGTGCGAAGGGGACGTGCGCCCGGGTGTCGTGTGGTTCGGCGAGACCCTCCCCGAGCAGGCGGTCGAGGTCACCGAGGCGGCGGTCGAGGCCCTCGAGCCGGGCGACGTCGTCCTCGTCATCGGCACCTCAGGGCTGGTCTACCCGGCTGCGGGCTACCCGGCGATGGCCCGCGCCGAGGGTGCGACCGTCATCGAGATCAACCCCCACGAGAGCGAGATCTCCGACATGTGCCACCACGTGGTGCGCGGGCCGGCCGCCGAGGTGCTGGCCGCGATCGTCGGGGCCCTGCGCTGA
- a CDS encoding EamA family transporter has product MPIRHRLLAVLVAVLWGANFIAIHASLAIFPPFLCSALRFLLLAIPTVLLVPRPQVPTRWLVGYGIGFGILQFAFLYLAMDIGMPTGLASLVLQSSAPFTVVLGAVLLGERLSGRAATGVGVAALGMAVVGSQRLSAEAGLLPFVLTLLAGLGWAFGNLAARRAAAPKPLHLTMWMTVVPPLPLLALSLAVEGPERIGAAFSDSLTAAAIPAWLGLAYTTIIATVIGSGIWTWLMSRHPSGTVAPFSMLVPVTGLALAWATLGEVPAPLELAGGVLVVGGVLWASRQRPAALPEPEPLPQPVAHRV; this is encoded by the coding sequence TCTGGGGCGCCAACTTCATCGCCATCCACGCCTCGCTCGCGATCTTCCCTCCCTTCCTCTGCTCGGCCCTGCGCTTCCTGCTGCTGGCCATCCCGACGGTGCTGCTCGTCCCCCGCCCACAGGTCCCCACGCGCTGGCTCGTCGGCTACGGCATCGGCTTCGGCATCCTGCAGTTCGCCTTCCTCTACCTCGCGATGGACATCGGCATGCCGACCGGCCTCGCCTCGCTCGTGCTGCAGAGCTCCGCCCCCTTCACCGTCGTCCTCGGGGCCGTCCTGCTCGGCGAGCGCCTGTCGGGCCGCGCCGCCACCGGTGTGGGCGTCGCCGCCCTGGGCATGGCGGTCGTCGGGTCCCAGCGGCTGTCGGCGGAGGCGGGGCTCCTCCCCTTCGTCCTGACGTTGCTCGCCGGTCTGGGCTGGGCCTTCGGCAACCTCGCGGCCCGCCGGGCCGCGGCACCCAAGCCGCTGCACCTGACGATGTGGATGACGGTGGTCCCGCCGCTCCCCCTGCTCGCGCTGTCCCTCGCCGTCGAAGGGCCCGAGCGCATCGGCGCCGCCTTCTCCGACTCGCTGACGGCCGCGGCGATCCCGGCCTGGCTGGGTCTGGCCTACACGACGATCATCGCCACGGTCATCGGCTCGGGGATCTGGACCTGGCTGATGTCGCGGCACCCGTCCGGGACGGTCGCGCCCTTCTCCATGCTCGTCCCGGTCACCGGGCTCGCGCTGGCGTGGGCGACGCTGGGCGAGGTCCCGGCGCCTCTCGAGCTCGCCGGTGGGGTGCTCGTCGTCGGTGGGGTGCTGTGGGCCTCCCGCCAGCGCCCGGCCGCGCTGCCGGAGCCCGAGCCGCTGCCGCAGCCGGTTGCCCACCGGGTGTGA
- the poxB gene encoding ubiquinone-dependent pyruvate dehydrogenase, which yields MGTIADNVIATLRANGVTRAYGVPGDSLNGFTEAMRRDGSITWRLVRHEESAAFAAAADAELTGELAVVLGSCGPGNLHLINGLFDAQRSRVPVLAIAAQIPSAEIGSGYFQETHPQNLFQECSVYCEMVSDPTQMPRMLQTAMRAAIQERGVAVLVVPGEVAQAEAVDERVTVIERGRARVVPAADQLDRAAQLLGASKRTTLLVGAGAAGAKDDVLALADRLAAPVVHTLRSKQEIEGDNPFDVGLTGLLGFASGYRAMEEADTVLMLGTDFPYRQFYPQGATFIQVDLRGEHLGRRVPLDLGLVGDVGDTIRALLPLLQPASDRKHLEDAVKHYGKTRDKLDELAQPPKKGIFAKKGQPIHPQYLARLVDEIASDDAVFIPDVGSPVVYAARYLECRGDRRLIGSFIHGSMANALPQAIGAQLAHPGRQVVTLSGDGGLAMLMGELLTVRQHDLPIKIVVLNNSSLNFVELEMKAAGLPGFGTDLHNPDFSQVAEACGIKGFRVTESADLEGSLREAFAHDGPALVDVVTERQEMTIPPAISAEQVKGFTLYALRTVMSGRGDELLDLSRVNLRQIF from the coding sequence ATGGGCACGATCGCAGACAACGTCATCGCCACGCTCCGGGCCAACGGGGTGACCCGCGCCTACGGGGTGCCGGGGGACTCGCTCAACGGCTTCACCGAGGCCATGCGACGCGACGGGTCCATCACCTGGCGCCTGGTCCGCCACGAGGAGTCGGCAGCCTTCGCGGCCGCCGCCGACGCCGAGCTGACCGGTGAGCTCGCCGTCGTCCTCGGCAGCTGCGGCCCGGGCAACCTGCACCTGATCAACGGCCTCTTCGACGCCCAGCGCAGCCGCGTGCCGGTCCTGGCGATCGCCGCGCAGATCCCGAGCGCGGAGATCGGCAGCGGGTACTTCCAGGAGACCCACCCGCAAAACCTCTTCCAGGAGTGCAGCGTCTACTGCGAGATGGTCTCCGACCCCACGCAGATGCCGCGCATGCTGCAGACGGCCATGCGCGCCGCCATCCAGGAGCGCGGCGTCGCGGTCCTCGTCGTCCCCGGCGAGGTCGCCCAGGCCGAGGCCGTCGACGAGCGGGTCACCGTCATCGAGCGCGGCCGGGCCCGCGTCGTCCCCGCAGCCGACCAGCTCGACCGAGCAGCGCAGCTGCTCGGTGCCTCCAAGCGCACGACCCTGCTCGTCGGGGCCGGCGCCGCCGGCGCCAAGGACGACGTCCTCGCGCTCGCGGACCGTCTCGCGGCACCGGTGGTGCACACCCTTCGCTCCAAGCAGGAGATCGAGGGGGACAACCCCTTCGACGTCGGCCTGACCGGGCTGCTCGGCTTCGCGTCCGGGTACCGGGCGATGGAGGAGGCCGACACCGTGCTCATGCTCGGTACCGACTTCCCGTACCGCCAGTTCTACCCGCAGGGCGCGACCTTCATCCAGGTCGACCTGCGCGGTGAGCACCTCGGTCGTCGCGTGCCCCTCGACCTCGGTCTCGTCGGCGACGTCGGCGACACCATCCGGGCACTGCTCCCGCTGCTGCAGCCGGCGTCCGACCGCAAGCACCTCGAGGACGCCGTCAAGCACTACGGCAAGACCCGCGACAAGCTCGACGAGCTGGCGCAGCCGCCCAAGAAGGGGATCTTCGCCAAGAAGGGCCAGCCGATCCACCCCCAGTACCTGGCGCGCCTCGTGGACGAGATCGCCTCGGACGACGCGGTCTTCATCCCCGACGTCGGCTCGCCGGTCGTCTACGCGGCGCGCTACCTCGAGTGCCGCGGCGACCGCCGGCTCATCGGGTCCTTCATCCACGGCTCGATGGCCAATGCGCTCCCGCAGGCCATCGGCGCGCAGCTGGCCCACCCCGGCCGGCAGGTCGTCACGCTGAGCGGTGATGGTGGGCTCGCGATGCTCATGGGAGAGCTGCTCACGGTGCGCCAGCACGACCTGCCGATCAAGATCGTGGTGCTCAACAACTCCTCGCTCAACTTCGTCGAGCTGGAGATGAAGGCCGCCGGCCTGCCCGGCTTCGGCACCGACCTGCACAACCCCGACTTCTCGCAGGTCGCCGAGGCCTGCGGCATCAAGGGCTTCCGGGTGACCGAGTCCGCTGACCTCGAAGGGAGCCTGCGCGAGGCCTTCGCGCACGACGGCCCCGCCCTCGTCGACGTCGTCACCGAGCGCCAGGAGATGACGATCCCGCCCGCGATCTCGGCGGAGCAGGTCAAGGGCTTCACCCTCTACGCGCTGCGCACCGTCATGTCCGGCCGCGGCGACGAGCTGCTCGACCTGTCGCGGGTCAACCTGCGACAGATCTTCTGA
- a CDS encoding GNAT family N-acetyltransferase — protein MLRTRQPTRLLGPDDVDAALDLCARDPAAHVFVASRILDGGLGSGSSAAYGWFDDGELEALVWTLANVVPVGTSTASWAALAAQVRKVRRRSASFLGPRDEVHGLWRAAGDDFPAPRTIRAEQPLLASHTPPSQLGVRLDPRVRPATIDEVDLVLPAAEHMFTQEIGYRPYTGSPAFYRDSIWRLVRAGRTYVVVEDGRVIFKADVGSVALGACQVQGVWLTPQLRGQGLAAPMMAAALEQAMLDHAPLATLYVNDFNAPALATYRRIGMERVGTFSTILF, from the coding sequence GTGCTGCGCACCCGCCAACCCACCCGGCTCCTGGGCCCCGACGACGTCGATGCCGCCCTGGACCTGTGCGCGCGCGATCCCGCGGCCCACGTCTTCGTCGCCAGCCGCATCCTCGACGGCGGCCTGGGCTCCGGCTCCTCCGCTGCCTACGGCTGGTTCGACGACGGTGAGCTCGAGGCCCTCGTGTGGACCCTCGCCAATGTCGTGCCGGTGGGGACCTCGACCGCGAGCTGGGCCGCGCTCGCGGCACAGGTGCGCAAGGTGCGCCGCCGCTCTGCGTCCTTCCTCGGCCCGCGCGACGAGGTGCACGGGCTGTGGCGGGCCGCAGGCGATGACTTCCCGGCTCCCCGCACCATCCGGGCCGAGCAGCCCCTGCTCGCGTCGCACACACCCCCTTCGCAGCTGGGCGTGCGACTCGACCCGCGCGTGCGCCCCGCGACCATCGACGAGGTCGACCTCGTGCTGCCGGCGGCCGAGCACATGTTCACCCAGGAGATCGGCTACCGGCCCTACACGGGCAGCCCCGCCTTCTACCGCGACTCGATCTGGCGGCTCGTCCGCGCCGGCCGCACCTATGTCGTCGTGGAGGACGGTCGGGTGATCTTCAAGGCCGACGTCGGGTCGGTGGCCCTCGGTGCCTGCCAGGTCCAGGGCGTGTGGCTGACCCCGCAGCTGCGCGGGCAGGGGCTCGCCGCGCCGATGATGGCCGCTGCCCTCGAGCAGGCGATGCTCGACCACGCACCGCTGGCCACGCTCTACGTCAACGACTTCAACGCGCCGGCACTGGCGACCTACCGACGCATCGGCATGGAGCGGGTCGGGACCTTCTCGACGATCCTCTTCTGA
- a CDS encoding M23 family metallopeptidase, translating to MAPVVLDLPFRGSWRTQMSPARRVPSHGTTLFGTSHAIDFVRVDERGRTAPRGWRAALATEPPGHFVGFAAPVLAPIEGTVAAVHDGEDDHEARRAPFALAVYALTQAGRVRQGYAAIAGNHVVIDIGGAVVLLAHLRRGSVRVGAGERVVVGQVLGECGNSGNSTEPHVHVQVSDSADWDRAQGVPLAFRLDDGVRVPDEGEVVTAR from the coding sequence ATGGCTCCCGTCGTGCTCGACCTGCCCTTCCGGGGGAGCTGGCGCACGCAGATGAGCCCGGCGCGGCGGGTGCCGAGTCACGGCACGACGCTCTTCGGGACGAGCCACGCGATCGACTTCGTCAGGGTCGACGAGCGCGGACGCACGGCGCCGCGCGGCTGGCGCGCGGCGCTCGCGACCGAGCCGCCGGGGCACTTCGTCGGCTTCGCAGCGCCGGTCCTCGCACCGATCGAGGGCACGGTCGCGGCCGTGCACGACGGCGAGGACGACCACGAGGCGCGACGTGCCCCCTTCGCCCTCGCGGTCTACGCGCTCACCCAGGCGGGCCGGGTCCGGCAGGGGTACGCGGCGATCGCCGGCAACCACGTCGTCATCGACATCGGAGGCGCCGTCGTCCTGCTGGCCCACCTGCGCCGCGGGTCCGTGCGAGTGGGGGCGGGAGAGCGGGTCGTCGTGGGGCAGGTGCTCGGGGAGTGCGGCAACTCCGGCAACTCCACCGAGCCCCATGTGCACGTCCAGGTGAGCGACTCGGCCGACTGGGACCGAGCGCAGGGTGTGCCGCTGGCCTTCCGGCTCGACGACGGTGTGCGAGTGCCTGACGAGGGCGAGGTCGTCACCGCCCGGTAG
- a CDS encoding DoxX family protein — MPRPDLPTTGLAALLLASGVIHLVRPQVFEPMVPTPLRQHDRLLVTGSGVAEIACAAGLLVPATRPAAGWASAALLVGVFPANVQMSIDHGRRAQRKRTPQAVGVFAAALARLPLQWPLVRVALRAAQRG; from the coding sequence ATGCCCCGTCCCGACCTCCCGACCACCGGCCTCGCCGCCCTCCTCCTCGCCTCGGGTGTCATCCACCTGGTGCGCCCCCAGGTCTTCGAGCCGATGGTGCCCACCCCCCTTCGTCAGCATGACCGGCTCCTCGTCACGGGATCCGGCGTAGCCGAGATCGCTTGTGCTGCCGGCCTGCTCGTCCCGGCGACCCGACCTGCCGCCGGCTGGGCGAGCGCCGCGCTGCTCGTGGGGGTCTTCCCGGCCAATGTCCAGATGAGCATCGACCACGGCCGGCGGGCACAGCGCAAGCGCACCCCGCAGGCCGTCGGCGTCTTCGCCGCCGCGCTCGCCCGGCTGCCCCTGCAGTGGCCCCTGGTGCGTGTCGCGCTGCGGGCGGCGCAGCGCGGGTGA
- a CDS encoding HepT-like ribonuclease domain-containing protein, giving the protein MGEALFHLELACEYAEGENLDQLVIDAICMRLSAGIEGLERLDPDVRTRLFADSWQFMWGMRNRIAHGYLLVDSDIVHQTIEIDLPDIVRIIRHELPDA; this is encoded by the coding sequence TTGGGTGAGGCACTCTTCCACCTGGAACTGGCTTGCGAGTACGCCGAGGGCGAGAATCTGGACCAACTCGTCATCGACGCCATTTGCATGAGGCTCTCCGCCGGGATCGAGGGATTGGAGCGGCTCGACCCAGACGTGCGGACCCGCTTGTTCGCAGACAGCTGGCAGTTCATGTGGGGGATGCGCAACCGGATCGCTCACGGCTACCTGCTGGTGGACTCCGACATCGTGCACCAGACGATCGAGATCGATCTGCCGGACATCGTTCGGATCATCAGGCACGAGCTTCCGGACGCCTGA
- a CDS encoding GNAT family N-acetyltransferase codes for MSQLQWSPTTEDDLDALVRLGEACLERDGGLPDLADPEHMRSAFVTDLAISGRDELGDIVAAAAVGRVGAGGLTATGLVDPAVMGRGIGRELADWMVANSVDQVRFVLDSVSPEAEELFAELGLHRVFAETVMRHSLKHIPFVRRPEGIVTLPFTDDTSEAFQHAYAASFGDQAGYDAGRSRAWGRWLREQRGFQPENSRVAMDTSGHVAGFVTVSDGWIEEVGVVPQWRGRGLGAHLVARTLTAVSRDEAEAAWLAVGCDNPARALYERLGFRSRGTRGLFEQRAPGYEG; via the coding sequence GTGAGCCAGCTGCAGTGGTCACCGACCACGGAGGACGACCTCGACGCACTCGTCCGGCTCGGTGAGGCCTGCCTGGAGCGGGACGGCGGGTTGCCCGACCTGGCGGACCCGGAGCACATGCGCTCGGCCTTCGTCACCGATCTGGCGATCAGTGGCAGAGACGAGCTCGGCGACATCGTGGCGGCAGCCGCGGTCGGACGGGTTGGGGCCGGCGGGCTCACGGCGACCGGCCTGGTCGACCCGGCCGTCATGGGTCGCGGGATCGGGCGCGAGCTCGCCGACTGGATGGTCGCCAACAGCGTGGACCAGGTCCGCTTCGTCCTGGACTCGGTGAGTCCGGAGGCGGAGGAGCTCTTCGCCGAGCTCGGCCTGCACCGGGTCTTCGCGGAGACGGTGATGCGCCACTCGCTCAAGCACATCCCCTTCGTCCGCCGTCCCGAGGGGATCGTCACCCTGCCCTTCACCGACGACACGTCGGAGGCCTTCCAGCACGCCTACGCGGCGTCCTTCGGCGACCAGGCCGGCTACGACGCGGGCAGGTCGCGTGCCTGGGGCCGGTGGTTGCGCGAGCAGCGCGGCTTCCAGCCCGAGAACTCCCGGGTCGCGATGGACACCAGTGGTCACGTCGCCGGCTTCGTCACGGTCTCGGACGGGTGGATCGAGGAGGTCGGTGTCGTCCCGCAGTGGCGTGGTCGGGGCCTGGGCGCGCACCTCGTCGCCCGGACCCTCACCGCGGTCTCCCGCGACGAGGCCGAGGCCGCGTGGCTCGCCGTCGGCTGCGACAACCCGGCGCGGGCGCTCTACGAGCGCCTCGGTTTCCGCAGTCGTGGGACTCGAGGTCTGTTCGAGCAACGTGCGCCGGGCTACGAGGGCTGA